The sequence below is a genomic window from Alphaproteobacteria bacterium.
CCGGCATGGCCAGCGACCTCAGCGACAAGGGTTTTCTGATCACCCAGGTCGACAAGGTGGTCAACTGGTCGCGCACCGGCTCGATGTGGTGGATGACGTTCGGTCTGGCGTGCTGTGCCATGGAGATGATGCACGGCTCGATGCCGCGCTACGACATGGACCGCTTCGGCATCATTCCCCGGGCCAGCCCGCGCCAGTCCGACGTCATGATCGTGGCTGGCACGCTGACCAACAAGATGGCGCCGGCGCTGCGCCGGGTCTACGACCAGATGGCCGAGCCGCGCTGGGTGATCTCGATGGGCAGCTGCGCCAACGGCGGCGGTTACTATCACTATTCCTATTCCGTGGTACGCGGCATCGATCGCATTGTACCGGTTGACATCTACGTGCCGGGCTGTCCGCCGACGGCCGAGGCCTTGATCTACGCATTCCTGCAGTTGCAGCGCAAAATCAGGCGTACCGGGACCTTGCGGCGCTGAGCCGCGGGATTTCGCTCTAGGTTATCGAGTAGCAGGGTATGGACGAAGAGGCGCTTGCCGAACTGGGGGCCTACGTGGCCGCCGCGCTGCCCGACAAGATCAGCGCCGTCTCCGTGGCCAATGGCGAGCTGACGCTCGAGGCGCCGGCCGCCGAGGTGGTCAAGCTGCTGACGTTTTTGCGCGATGACGCCAACTGCCAGTTCAAGCAATTGATCAGCGTCTGCGGTGTCGATTGGCCTCAGCGCGAGGCGCGTTTCGACGTCGTCTACAATCTGCTGTCGCTGATCCACAACCAGCGCATCCGGGTCAAGGTGACGGCCGACGAGGCCACGCCGGTGCCTTCGGTGTGCGGCGTCTTTTCCAGCGCTAACTGGTACGAGCGCGAGGTTTGGGACCTTCTCGGCGTGATGTTCGCCGACCATCCCGACCTGCGCCGGCTGCTCAGCGACTATGGCTTCGAGGGCCATCCGCTGCGCAAGGACTTCCCCCTCTCGGGCCATCTCGAGGTGCGCTACGACGACGAGGAAAAGCGCGTCGTGCGTCAGCCCGTCAGCCTGCCCCAGGAGATGCGGCGCTTCGATTATCTCAGTCCCTGGGAGGGCGCCGACTACGTCCTGCCGGGCGACGAGAAGGCGGAGGAAGCCTGATGGCCGAAGTCCAGATCAGCAACTATTCGCTCAACCTGGGCCCGCAGCATCCGGCGGCCCACGGCGTGCTGCGCATGGTGCTGGAACTGGACGGCGAGATCATCGACCGGGCCGATCCGCATATCGGGCTTTTGCACCGCGGCACAGAGAAGCTGATCGAGCACAAGACCTACCTCCAGGCGGCGCCCTATTTCGATCGCCTGGATTACGTCGGGCCGCTGATGCAGGTGCATCCTTTCGTGCTGGCGGTGGAAAAGCTGCTGGGCCTCGAGGTGCCCAGGCGTGGCCAGTACATCCGCGTGCTCTATGCCGAGCTCACGCGCATTCTCAACCATCTGCTGGGCGTCACCACGCAAGGCAACGACGTCGGCGCCGTGACGCCGGTGCTGTGGGGCTTCGAGGAACGCGAGCGCATCTTCAATTTTGTCGAGCGCGTCTGCGGCGCCCGCAT
It includes:
- a CDS encoding NADH-quinone oxidoreductase subunit B family protein — encoded protein: MGVENPAPNLVTASALDQPFAGMASDLSDKGFLITQVDKVVNWSRTGSMWWMTFGLACCAMEMMHGSMPRYDMDRFGIIPRASPRQSDVMIVAGTLTNKMAPALRRVYDQMAEPRWVISMGSCANGGGYYHYSYSVVRGIDRIVPVDIYVPGCPPTAEALIYAFLQLQRKIRRTGTLRR
- a CDS encoding NADH-quinone oxidoreductase subunit C, with amino-acid sequence MDEEALAELGAYVAAALPDKISAVSVANGELTLEAPAAEVVKLLTFLRDDANCQFKQLISVCGVDWPQREARFDVVYNLLSLIHNQRIRVKVTADEATPVPSVCGVFSSANWYEREVWDLLGVMFADHPDLRRLLSDYGFEGHPLRKDFPLSGHLEVRYDDEEKRVVRQPVSLPQEMRRFDYLSPWEGADYVLPGDEKAEEA